The segment TGGCCTGCGCATAGGCAGCGAAGATCTGCCCCATGCGCTGCCGCCACAGCGCGGCGGAGCTGCCATCCTGAGGATCGCGACCGCTGGCGTTACTGCGCACCAACCCATTGACAGGCGGTGTTCCGCGCAGGTAGACCAGCGCAGCCTGACGGCCCTTCATGGCGATCTCGCCGGCGCTGGCGCGCTGGTCGACCAGCAGCTGCAACTCCCGCTCGACGCGGGCAGCGACTGACTGCCGAACCTGCCATCCCACCAAGGCCGCGTAGGCCCCACCCAAGGTCAGGAGGACCAGCGTGGACCAGCGCGCCAAGGGGCTGTGAACGAAGTCGGACAGCTTGGCGCGGCCTCCTAGACCGAGGGCCTCTACATCCGGCCGGGACGTCGCCAGGCGGGTGACTAGGGCGATCAACCCGCTGAGCACGGCGCCGAGCGCCAGAACAAGCCAGACGGGCGCAAGGCGCGACTGGGCGAGCAAGGCTGGGCTAGACCGTAATTCCAGGCGCCAATCGCGGCCGAAGATCGATAGGGCTTTCTCGACACGCTGTCCGGGCGCAGCGGACGCGTCTTCAGAGTTGGGGTGGGTCTCGAAGAACGGGCGGGATTCCTCGCGCTCAATCAGGCCGATGCTCACAAGGGGAAAGTCCGCCAGCAAAGGCTTGAGCACCTCGTCAGCCAGGAGCGGCGCGTAGGACCAGCCCAGGGTATGGGCGAGCCTTGCATCAGGGTCGGGTGGCAACACGCCCGGCGCGTAGACCGGCAGCAGCATCAGGAAGCCCTGACGGGGCTTTTGGTCAGCCTGCACCAGGGTGATCGGTGCCGTCAGCCGTGCCGCTGCCGAATACGCCGCGGCCAATGCTGCCTCGCGCCGATGGGGTTCCGACGCGATGTCCAAGCCGGTTGCGCCCTGGTTGCTGGCCTGGGGGTAGATGTACTCAATGACGAATCGCTCGCCCGGATGCGCGGTCAGTTCGCGAAGCCGGAATTCCGGCATGTCGTCCGCCTTGGCCCGGCGCAGCTCGACCTCATCCTGGCCAGCGGGCCAGCGCCGAATGTAACCAAAGCCCCGGGCCCCCGGGAACTCTCGTGACAGCTCGCGGCTCTGCGAATAGGAAGCAAAGGTCGGGCGGCGGATGTCAGCGCCGCCGCCGGCGAGGATGGCGCCGCGGGCGCCGCGCAGACCGTACTCGTAAAGGCCGAAGCGTGCCTCCACCTGCTGCGAAACCTGCTTCGCCTGGCGCTCCATCTCCTGCGCGAGTCGGCGCTCGTTTTCCAGGCTCAAACCGCTGCCAATGAGGCCTGTGGCGATCAGACCCAGCAGTCCGACCCATGTCCATGCCCTGCTGAATTGAGCTCGCATCGTGTTAGGAGTTCTGGCTCAGCGGCACGGGCCTCAACCCTGCCACCTGACTTTTGCTATGGTTGGTGTCCAGATGATATCGAGACGGCGCCAGGCGAAGCGCCGAGATCGTCATAAGGGGGTGTATCTATGGCCGACAAGCCCAGACTGTTGCTGGTGGATGACGACACGGTCTCGCTGCAGGTCCTGGCCAAGACACTGGCGCCGTACGCACGCATGCGGTTTGCGCGCAGCGGCGCCGAAGCGATCAAGGCGGTGGAGGCGGAACTGCCCGATTTACTCATCCTGGACGTCAACATGCCGGGCCTCGGGGGTATGGATGTGCTCGCGCAGCTCCGGGGCAGCCCCGCCAGCGCACAGCTACCGGTGATCCTGGTGACCAGTGCCAGCGATGAAGCGCTGGAAGCCACGGCGCTGCAGATCGGCGCGCAGGACTTCGTCCGCAAGCCGTTCCAGCCGGAGCTGCTGGTTGATCGCATGCGGGCCTTGCTGCGGCTGTCGGCGCTGCGAGCACGCCAGCCTGCTACCGGCAATCTACGCAGCGCGCGCATCTTGCTGGTGGACGATGACCCGCTAGCAATCGAATCCTTGCGCTCGACGCTGGCGCCGCTGGGCGCTTGCTTGCTTGCGGCGGCGGATGGCGAGGAGGCGCTAGACCACATGCGGGAAGATGTTCCGGATCTGGTGCTGTTGGATGCTCAGATGCCGCGCCTGGACGGGTACGCCGTGTGCCAGGCGATGCAGACCGACCCCGTGCTGAGCCAGGTACCGGTGGCCTTCGTCAGCGTTCACGCCGAGGCCAAGTATGAGACCCTGGGCTTCGCGGTCGGCGCCTCCGACTTCCTGGCCAAGCCTTTCAAGCCTGACGTCCTGCTGGCCCGGGTGCGCAAGCTCTTGCAGCTGCGCAGCGAGCGCGAGGAGGCGGCCAGCGCCATCGCCGCGCACTGGCAGGAGCTGGGCGATCGCCGCGTGGCCGAGCTGGTGTCGGTGGCCTCGGATGCCATCGTCTCGGTGGACTCCGCCGGCGTGGTGCGACTGATGAACAAGGCGGCCGCCACCTTGTTCGGCGTCTCCGTCGAGCGCGCGCTCGGCCAAGAGGCGGAGGTGGTGCTCCCCGGCTGGGGGGCCTTAGACTTTGCCAATGAGGCCATGGACCAAGCCAATGAGCGGCGGCGCACCGGCCGCCCGGCCAGGATGCTGCGTCTGTTCCGTGGCGATGGCGCGGTCCGATCGGTGGAGCCGGTAGTCTTTCAGCAAGGTGCCGGGGCGCACCGCGTCACCACCGTTGTGCTGCGCGATGCGACCGATCGAATCGCCGCCGAGCAGCGCCGCCAGGCACTGCGTGATGCGGTGGTGGCTTCCGGCGTGCAGCTGACCTTGCTCCAGGCCTTGAGCGACGGTGTTCATTCGGCCGAGGACCTGATCGCGGCTGTTCAGGGGCGAGCAGCGCTGCTCCTTGCCCCACCGGACCTCAAATGCTTTGACCTAACGCGGATGCTGACACAGCTCGAAGCATGGAACAGAGCGCAAAGCAAGGGAATCGGCCTTGGCTTGACCCTGCCCAGCCGGACCCTGGCGGTGGTGGGCAATGCAGAGCACCTCCAAGCAGGGATGCAAGAACTACTGCTCGCCCTGGCTGCGTCCAGCGCAAACGACCTGACGGTGGCGATCAACGTCAAAGCAGAAGAAGCCATCAGCCTGTCGTTGACGTGCAGCGGGCTGAGACTTGAGCCGAGCCGCTTCGACTCCCCGCTGCTTCGATTGGCCTTGATGCACATGGGGGCGGGTGGAGCCATCGCCAGCTTCCGTGATGAGCGGGTATGCATCGAGAGTCAAACCCTGAACTTCAACCTGCTGAGGCCCTCGCTCACCACCGAAGCCCACATCTGATCGGCTTCGCTTCGAGTGACCCAGAAGCGGTCTAACTCGGTCATTCGTTGGGTGTCATTGGATGTCTGGTCTCGCTGCGAAGCCGCCTTCCGGTCAGGACCGGCGAGGCGGTGAGGGCTGGCAAGCGTGCTGGTCAACCAGGGCCAGCGCCCGCAATATGTTTGGCGAGCAGTTCAACCGTTACCTCGAAACGGCGGCGGGCGGCTCTTGCGGTT is part of the Shinella sp. XGS7 genome and harbors:
- a CDS encoding response regulator, translated to MADKPRLLLVDDDTVSLQVLAKTLAPYARMRFARSGAEAIKAVEAELPDLLILDVNMPGLGGMDVLAQLRGSPASAQLPVILVTSASDEALEATALQIGAQDFVRKPFQPELLVDRMRALLRLSALRARQPATGNLRSARILLVDDDPLAIESLRSTLAPLGACLLAAADGEEALDHMREDVPDLVLLDAQMPRLDGYAVCQAMQTDPVLSQVPVAFVSVHAEAKYETLGFAVGASDFLAKPFKPDVLLARVRKLLQLRSEREEAASAIAAHWQELGDRRVAELVSVASDAIVSVDSAGVVRLMNKAAATLFGVSVERALGQEAEVVLPGWGALDFANEAMDQANERRRTGRPARMLRLFRGDGAVRSVEPVVFQQGAGAHRVTTVVLRDATDRIAAEQRRQALRDAVVASGVQLTLLQALSDGVHSAEDLIAAVQGRAALLLAPPDLKCFDLTRMLTQLEAWNRAQSKGIGLGLTLPSRTLAVVGNAEHLQAGMQELLLALAASSANDLTVAINVKAEEAISLSLTCSGLRLEPSRFDSPLLRLALMHMGAGGAIASFRDERVCIESQTLNFNLLRPSLTTEAHI